The Liolophura sinensis isolate JHLJ2023 chromosome 8, CUHK_Ljap_v2, whole genome shotgun sequence sequence tttatgtaatggcacatattctgaaatatttaatttactttggatctaaaaaaaatagtttatttattaagtggaaaagtttaaattttacattttacatttggagatgaaaggcatcccccaaaatgccatgattctcattcattatttaacaaaaatgatttcaagcattatttaatgtaagtcaacttgcaacaatgctgaaccccttagtagatttctgtcaagttaTTGCCATACAACTGTGCTGATGTTGTTTCGCTGAGATGAGGCTGTTTGAAGTTAAAGTGGAGTATTTTCGTaagaaaaattgtgaaaatctgctaaaaaccccagaaaactctcatggtaaATTTTGCataacgtttgtatttttttttaagtaaataaGTTTGTCGCCAAAatcattcacattttttcaaatattattgccatttcaaaaaattttgttCTAATTTGCAAGAATGAAAAGTACCAGTGGAAGCCTtgattatgggagaattatcagctAGCTCCTCTGTCTCCTCCTCCTGACTCATCACTTACTTCTTCCATATCCTCCTCCTCATAATACTCCTCTTCCTCTTGATCTTCCTCCCCTGCCTTTCTTTTCCTCTCAACTGTCAATTACCCACCCAGCCCCTCCTCTGGCTCCGCCACTTGCTTCTCCCCTAACACATCACTTACTTCTTCCATATCCTCCTCCTCATAATACTCCTCTTCCTCTTGATCTTCCTCCCCTGCCTTTCTTTCCCTCTCAACTGTCAATTACCCACCCAGCCCCTCCTCTGGCTCCGCCACTTGTTCCTCCCCTAACACATCACTTACTTCTTCCATATCCTCCTCCTCATAATACTCCTCTTCCTCTTGATCTTCCTCCCCTGCCTTTCTTTCCCTCTCAACTGTCAATTACCCACCCAGCCCCTCCTCTGGCTCCTCCACTTGCACCTCCTCTAACACATCACTTACTTCTTCCATATCCTCCTCCTCGTAATACTCCTCTTCCTCCCCTCACTTCCTTCCTTTCTCTCTTAAGTGTCAATTAATCACCCAGCCCCTCCTCTTGCTCCTCCCCTAATTCATCACTTACTTCTTCCATATCCTCCTCCTCGTAATACTCCTCTTCCTCTTGACCTTCCTCCCCTTCCTTTTCTCCTTCTTCCTCTTCCTCCCCTTCTCCTTTTACATTCTgagtttcttcttttttctccaACTCCTAAGGTGCAAATataactggtacatgtacatgacctaGACAAATATATGCAGTACATGATATGAAGAATTATGAAGAAGAAAAGATGGACATTTTCATCATGTAGGGGTAGCACAAACAACACATGGTATtcacatgttttatgttttctttcaccaAAGTAAACTGCTGATTCCGATAAAACCATCTTTAAATGTATTACCCATGTTTACTTGTCATATGTCAACATGATAAAGAAGAGTACAGATGTGAGCTTCGAACCTCCAGTGTTTTTGCAACATCTACGTTGGCTCCTGACTTCCTAGCTGTGGAGACATTAGGTTTAATCCCTGGACGCAACCGCTTCACCTTTTTCGGTCTTATTCGCAGCTCCGCTGGAAGACGGCGCCAATCTAGAGGAGTTAAAGTAAAGGAatatgtacttaacaattaacTCAGGACTTCTTGTAGTATTGGAAATATATCTTCAAGCTACATGCCTGTATGCCAAAATGGAGACCAGTCAAGAGAACCTGCAAGTGGGACAATCAATGGGATTCAACAGTGACAACGACAGTGTTTCACACCccattatgttttcatttacttatttatttatttgattggctatTAACGGTGAAtatccagctaatgctggcttcttctccggccgtacatgggaaggtctaccagcaacctgcggaagttCGTGGGCtttcctcaggctctgcctgctttcgtcccaccataatgctggccgccatcgcaaaagtgaaatattcatgagtatgccgtaaaacaccaatcaaataaataaacaaataaatttacgtAGAACAGGAATTTTTACTAAAGAATAGTTCAATTACATTGAGCCAGTATTGTGGCTCAATTTTGTATATGTCAGATTGTATATACGTGTGTatgtgcgtgtatgtgtgtatgtatgtatgatggtgtgtgtgtatgtatgtatgtatgtatgtgtgtatgtatgtatgtgtgtatgtatgtgtgtatgtatgtatgtatgtgtgtatgtatgtgtgtatgtatgtatgattgtatgtatgtatgtgtgtatgtgtgtatgtatgtatgtatgtatgtatgtatgtatgcatgtttgtatgtgtgCATTCTTGGGTTTTTACCTCATACATaaataacactttttcagttacatgatgcCAAGGAGTCACTAGGTGTATgcacatatactatgtcttcttgtgacaggacgAATCCATACCACCAAAGCATTgctaccgaagacaccagactcgGTCAAATTATGccgacactgggccaaccaggcTACCCAGTCACGATTCCTTGCTGAACTCTCAgcgctgagtgccaagcaaggcaacaaaaagtaccatttttaaagttcttggtatgacccgacccaggtttgaacCCAGCTCTCTCGACTTTGAGGCAgatgttctaaccattaggccacagaagctttttttttcacttatgtttCAGGGTTCAGATTTAGGTGAAAGTACCCAGGTTTAACCAATGACTTTcgccatgtacctgtacacattctcattggtcaagggcttgaCAGTTGCTGCAAGCCAGTTCTTTCACAGTTATACGTAATATGTAAATTTGGAAGAAGGCCTCCTAGCCAGGCACAGGCATGGCCTTGCTGTGTGATCACCAGCGGGGGTTTGGAAACTCCCTGTAGGGTGCTTATAAGCTCCCAAATGAGTGGATGCCTGCTAACTCCTCTGTGGATGCTTGCAAATTCTTCAGTGGATGCTTGCTAACTCTGCAGCGTATGCTTGCCAACTCCTCAGCAGGTGCAACCACACTCCTCACAGGATGTTTGCAAACTCTTCACAGAAGGCTTGCAAACTTGAAGGATGCTTGCAAACTGTTTAATGGGTGCATGCAAATTCCTCACCTGGCTCCGATGTGGCATTTCCATCCTGTTGATTGCTCTGGTACTTGTCAGAGTAGCGTTCaatgtcttttttcttctcCTGGTGCTGGAGGTAATATGGCAGATCCTTCACGGTCGCTCTGAATTCCTGCTTCAGAGCTAAAAGGTAAGTGTGAGCATCGCCCTCTAACAGTGGAACAGCCTTGAAGTCAACTGGCTGAGGATAAAACCAGACAGttggtgattggtgttttatgccatactcaaaaatatttcaatcacacatacatggcaatgacaagcattatggtgcagGGATGAGGCAGATACTGGGGTGGAAAAGAGAAAACTATACATCGTActcatattttttacatttttagcatttctgaattaatttctgaacatttttctgatgcattttttttataaataaaacggaattcctccaaaaagaggacaaatctcatgcttgatggtgacaggaaactaggcagagcacagaggaaacccacaaagGATTGGGAAATGTTTCTCCATGACGTAATGGTGCGATTGTGCTAAGGTGTCTTATATCTTATGCCTCAAACCCACCACTTATATGACATAACCCAACTCGTGGTTACCATTATAAATGATGAAACATATACTATAAAGTTGTAGATGTAATAATTCTTACTCACATCAATTCCAGATGGTGGCAAAGTCAGTGGACTTTCACTTATCAGTCAGACACTGACACTttttacagtgaggcagcaccatgaAAACACTTGCGAGTTCCATTCTGCTACAAGCACCAGCATTTTCAACACTTACCAAATTCCATCTATTAGTATACCAACAAACTGGTCTAATGAATGCATTTTGTCACAACAAACCAAATCGTATAGTGGAGCAGACACCAGGCTGGTACCAAAGATGTGATCTGATGGAAGCTTAAACACTGAGGTTTCCAAAAGAAATGGTAAAGTTCAACAAGTACCAAGTACATTCCAATCACATAAGAATAAAACACTATGACATGTGACAGGGTGTAGTACGAAAATTAGTGAATTTACTActtaattattattttcatgCAGACATCTTCCCATTCATTTTAACCAATAAGAAATCAACTTAAAGAAAGAGGAACACAAAGACGTCATAAGCCATGGAAAGCAAACTGGCCCCCTCAACATCAGCAATTCTTCTCATGTTTCACTAGCCTGATCAATTATCAGCAATTCTTAATGCAGAATTAGTCTGAAAGATCTTAACACAGACATGAGACAAGTTCTACATTGTTTTGCTAGAAGTCTACAAGATGCGCGACAGGTCAGTGCTATACAATCCGCATCCGAGTTTCACAGTACTGACCATGTAATATCAGGACTATAAATGTACCTATTATATATAACCCTGGATGAACATACTTGCATCCTTAACTCGATATTATGCACCTAAAACAACTTTAGGCTACATTTGCCtaggggatgggggggggggggggcatacatgtagatgttggtTCTTCTCCCTACAATCACCATGAGCCTGTCGGCCAAGTCTGTCAGGTTCCTCCCTGAATGCTCAGGTGACACCCATTATAGTTTGTATTTTGCCAGCAAGCTAACActgaaaatccaaaaatggtataaaaataaaactcaaactcAACCCTTCTATGTTATTGGTATATCCGatattgatatttttatgattttcatttttttcaaagctttctgatcatgtaaatttAAGTATGTCTTGAACAGGTAAAAAATTGCTGGAGCAATCCATATTTCCCACGAAGATGGTTTTaagttttactgttatttttataccctctgaCAACAtaagaaaaagatttattccgCCAGCCTGGTGAGGTAACAATTCAAATGGGGAGCTTGTAAAACTCCTTCATGCCTGTATCAAGACaatccaaagctgtgaactcatttcttctttcctttattacgtcacaattatgaGTGTATGTGtactcataaaacatacatgaaatgCACACACACTggaacgtcacagaagaaaacgatgcattCTCCTGCAATTGGACCTTTTGCGAAACTTGTCCTGAAATCTGCcattggtgtggccttactcATACTGGTAATAATCAGACTCATACAGTGGGTTCACCGTGAATGTTTGAAAAAGAGCAAGTATCTATGATGGCCTTAGTCCAACATCAAGTTGTGGGAGTTGTAAAAACAAGGGTTATATTTACCTGTTGATTTCCAAGTGCATTCTGACACCATTTTTTACCCATGGTCACATGCTTTTACTGATCTTCCATTGATCAGAACTGAATAGGAAGATGTTCAATTTGCATACAAGACAGTGTAAAAATGGCATTTATCATTCAACTTCCTGTCACGTGTCTCCGTCATTAATATGACATTGCTTCGCGACTCGTACTCTTTCGAAAAGGATTTACTTTACTTGTTGTGAAATGCTCTGCATTcgaacttccatcagacagcaTGTCAGATCAGTAGCCAGATGCTTATACCACTATACCACTTGAACACATTTAAGACAGTTGAACATGGTAGGGGTTGaatgcccatgtacatgtgtcatgggCTTTTGTCACGTCAACAACATCTGAAAAAGGTCTCCTCCATATTTGGCCAACCTCATTCAGAGAAGCATGAATGAATGGGCGTAAGTAGTGACGAAGAAAGTTACACGTAAATAtaaccctagtctttacaaaaGCCCAAGTCGTTATGTCTATCAATTAAGGGCTATACTGTATAGGGCTAGCAAAGGTTTGGTGTCATTTCattgaagaatctgcttttcacaatgatCATCCGATAAGCGGAAACAATGGACATCATCCTCAGCATTACAACTCCCACGATTTGTGCACACTCAGTGACTCACAGGATAGAGAGGGGGAGGTTGTTGAATTGGACCGGGCAAGGATTCACCTCTTCCGAATCCGAGGGCCTCAACGTTGAAAGATAAAGACTTTCCTCGCCCCCTTCCTCTGCCAGCCATTGCTTAATCTTGCTCAACAATGTCGTCaaggcatatctttcttcactGATTATCTTTTACTTCGAAGCGGTGTAGCTGTCAACATTTCACGCGTGTTGCCTCAGGAGTCCACCATGATGCACCCAAATTTCGGAATCCTTGAAAGATTAAAATGAACGCGGACTTGAGATGATTTTACTATATGGCGGGGAAAATGACAAAATAGTATCTTTgtatttgaaagaaaagaaagtccAGATTCCTAGCTTGctcaacataaaacaaaatagcCGATCACTACTAAACTTTAGCAAATGAAATGATTCGCCACATAATTCGCGCCACATCACAAATTCACccatttgattggtcaaaacTTATGAAATGACATCAACAAAACCACAAGACCGCAAACCACAAATGAAACATCCTGTTATTTGTATGCTGTTTGTTGCTTCGACGTGTATACTACATATGGAAAATCTATAGCTTTTAAATGACACTGTTTGAAAACGGAATGAAATGGATAGCCTAAGCGTTTTATTTCAAGTTCATCGGTTTTCGTCCGTAAGTTATTCATCGAAGGGACGCAATCCATGACAGTTTCCGTTTCCTTGTATTTAATATTACCCTGCATTCAAGAAACTTCTATTCAAACTTAGTTAgtcatttcacatttttgtagATAACATCTGTTCAGACCACGTTATAAAACAACTAATTATCGAAACATACATACACCTTTATGTTTAAGTGCAATAAAGGAGGATTGTCATCCTTAATGTGAGATTTCAGCGTAGGATAAATTACTAGTGGGAAGGAAAGCGCCATCTGGTGGGTATATTTTGCAACAATCTGTATGAGACACCTGTCATGAGTGACATGGTTGGAGAATGGGGTTGTGAAGAGAGTTTGCCGGTTTTGTAGTCGGTAAGTAGATAATTcacaatgaaaaatgttttcataatgAAGATATTTTATTGGCCGAACAGTTCACTTCAGATCTAAGATTGCTACTTTCAGCTAAATCTGTATCATTGCACCCAGCCAATTCCAAAAAACCACTGCTTGCAGATGGGATGATagattctgaattttttttcgttttacCAGTGTTACACGCGGATTTTACATGCGGCTAAACCGGCCCTCGCACAAGATCAAACTTGTGATAGTTGTGGAAACTATACATTGTACAATTTCTTTACATTTGAAACTTTAGTGACTCAGTTTGTCGTTTAAAACGTTTGCATGAGCTGTAAAGAATCGGGTAATGGTAGAACTACCATTTATATTTGATAGGCCTACTCAGCATAAGGAATGGGAGACtagaggacgagctacacagaaggtccaaatgacactCGAAcatatcattttcttctgtgatgttgcaatGTGTGTGGacttcatatttgttttatgaGTACACAAATTCACCCATAATTGTGATGTACTttaggaaagaacaaatgagtttacggctttggactgtcttgatacaggtgTGAatgagttttacgagttccccctCTCCATATGCATTTCCTCTGCATTGTTTCCTAACTTGACGTTTTCTTCACCAGCAGTCCCGAGATAAGCATTCTCCCAGCTGAGGAGATCGCACTTTTGTTGGACCTAAATCGGCGTCTGTTCTTCTCAAATCGTTCATTTCCAGACTGAAACCCAACAAGATCTGGAATAGGCATGGCCATGTTTACAGTTCTGATGCAGGAACCCATTTTGTAGTTGAGGAGAGAAACTGAACTCAACTTAAAATTGAAGTCAACCATGTGGTCCCCATAACCAACTACCCTGTTCTTAGTCtggcccaaaaaaaaaacaaaaaatgatctATGAGAACGGTACAAATctgcaaaataaatatattgtggcgattttgctagagacagtatattatttcatatgattgcatgggaggttaggggttaattttctgccttgtccataacgtagacacaggttttaccggtagaatgtaaatttttatgggttagacatatccttaaattaaattagaatttttgtggaatatttttaaatatatatatatatatatttttttgtaacatatagagacaggatattttgtggactcatgagagcaagttgtttttggcgccttgatataacttttgaaggacccagtttccgtggacccctgtcccttccaacgtaagaattttaacacttgatgacttaattagaacacgatatttcacgtataatacattgacatgttgaaggagtttctctccaagcttggtgatcagatattgtttgactaggttgcaaacaacagtttttttttttttttttttagcgaccttaagtttggcgaaacatccgccattgttaatattttgaagtgacaaattcgagtagagtttccattacttttggacatattcttgctgtaaccaaccacgtacggcatctttccagttaaaacaacattagtactcactgactgtggcatgattttggcataaaacgtcctttgtaccaagtttaagacactgaatcattttttttcttgtggttgttgttgttgcttcgccgcgcacgatcgtcgttcacggtgacctgccgctagacgaggttgtctactttacgacatcctttagtgttaaactcatattgaagagtttcaaaaggggcattaacttgtatttgcgaaagtaaatagtttcactccacaggctcatctcctttctacctacaagttattgttcatctttccattattaagaaaaagaaaaaaaaatgtgccatgacattagatacgcatgtacatgtatagtatttctatacacagatgttgttactttggtattagccaatcagtgttCTGAGTACCGTCCTTGgtacacatgaatatttatgagcgtagactataaatactgggcaaattcccacttttagtcccagatgatctcggaccaccgtcgtgttaacatctaaatttccacctagttagctttctaaggcaggtattttacatgtatataagcagtgtaaagtggtagctagataagttgtcagcactgaagtgggatttcagctttagagcatacctagagacagtgggactgctagttccaaattgtgacacaagtgttcccaggctgtgggactgactttcccaggctgtgagactgatattcccaaccatgattgagacagtatatctcaatagtttgtcactgggattttctggaccaaaattttataattcccaagtatgagctgaaacatttatactgggagaatttgtgcataagtgcccctgagcaatcgtgggactgggattcccagtttcggcacagtgagacaccgagtcccagaatttgaaactcgttttcccaagttattactggaccaattctggaactgttactcccagagaagacctgaaagtattatttacggataatgtccccacacatggctgacatattgtctatatgacaccagtaggacataccactatcacagcagtactaggtttaatacctccctgagatatccctaacacagttatctgaaccatctgaagtacagatgttgtgcttgtacacagtactggcacttttacctatatatatatcaacatactcctgtcactctattttaataaaactgttgctgctgtttgttgaaccttaaaaatcggacttttcttggttattcgaagttcagagctaactagtggttttcccaaacatactactgaatgacacagactgaccgagctgacattcaaaagaatccatagtagcgaacgtctccagcagtatacagatattgttccagagttcgacactgggtgattcacgctaccaatattgtgctttcccctgtagtaaatggtgtgatttggaactgggatatctgtatcgttaagaagatatatatatataacaacaaatCGCTacaatattttgacatattttaaatacaaGGGGTTGACCAGGCTCACAAAGTCATTAGCACAGCAGAATGTTTTTTGAAGACGACACACACCTACGTCAACCAGTGTgtgtgcctacatgtatgtcacaggtCACAAGGAACATTTACGGCATCTTCATATGCGCATTAAAGGAGAGTAAATCAATGTCCCCATAATCAGCTAACCTGTTGTGAGTCTCACTGAAAcaaaaacgatccatgacaaccccacatattcacaaaataaatacattttcagacaccgATATTGACATAGACTACACTAGAGAAGTTTTAATGTGCGTGTGAATATGTGGTAAATGCTTCTTATCGTTGATCTAATACATTAAAAGCAGTTTATCTCTGTTACTCTCTCCGATTTAAGAGTAATGCCACTCCTTAACTACCCATTTTGCTCCTCCAAAAGTACAATCTCCTTGGTTAGGGATTGCACACATCGTCAAAGTCATAAGACTACTCTGCTTTTTTAAGAACTTCCAATATAGGCCAGATCAGCGTTTCCAGTCGCTGATGTGCGCATCGCCAAacattcaggtacatgtattacagtagATAAACAGTGGCATGCCTCATGGGCATGCTAGGGTAAAGAACTGTTATCCCGGACAGTTACCATGAGTTCTGCcaagtttgtacattttatgAGAGTTTTTGTGACACCTGAATCTTTTTATGGATAGAGAACAAAAATGcacaaagtaaaaaaacttGAACTGACACAATGCTCTAGCATCTAGGGTTTTGGAGGGGCAGGGTGCAAGGAGGGGCACAGCCATATTTATTGGGTGTTCGGGGGCTGCAAGTCCTCGGCTGGCTGACTGCTGTTGACCCTGCATTGTAGGAAGTGATTTTGTCATGATACAGCAGTCATAAGTTGATCATTGAAAACAAAGTATGGTTACTGTAATTCCTCATTAATTTTGCAAGTGATGGTGTCTAATTTCTTTTATTCTAAATAATACAGTTTTAAGCATATTATTTTAATGCATACATAATTACAAATTGTCGGGGATTACATGATTAACGTTCATGTTATAGAACTGTCAGGTCTCTATTTTCAGAACTTGAAAAGTTTTGCTAAAAATTTACAGCAAAGTACTGAGGATGTTTGCTGGGTTTTCCCATGGAATTTCTCTTTAATGAGCAACAATTGAAGTTCAGCACAAGGATGGGTTTTTTtcctaactacatgtatatgcttagaGTTGTTAACTTTTGGGTTCAGTACATTTGACACTGGCATATCAGTTTGGCTATGGATTTCCTCATTCGGATTGTCTACTGCTGAATGAGAGTCGAATTCTGTGATGGAGTCAGAACGATCGGACGGAAATCATGTTGTTAAAGGAGATGCCGACAAACTTGTCCTGAGAAAACATTGTAATGTAGTGGCAACCTTTAGCTGAGGCTGTGCGAGTTGCAGGTCAGAACTCAGCcgtgaacagggaatttgtataaATTTCTGCTCTCACTGTTAGGAGGCCTTGATGAAAATTGAGAAGTCGTTAGCACAGCATAATGTTTTTTGAATACCACGCACACCTCTCTCCATCAATATGGTATGCCCATTGATCAGTATGATCAGAAATGTTGGTTAGCAAGGAGAAGAAtttaaaaggaaaagaaaaaaaaatggaattccTCTATTAAAAAGCACAGTAAGAAAGAACTTTAGATTGGGGCCCTTTTTTGGAGGGTTAAGcaacaatggaataaatgtTTCCTAAAAATGGCTGCGATTTCCTCTTGCCGAAAGAGATTCTTCTCTAACGGTAGTGTTCAGAATTTTGGCATTTTTGAAGGgttttattcatgtacatacctATGGTTAATGCTTCAGATGGGTATCAGGTGGCAGCAGAATCGATGAGTCAGCTAGGAGAATGGATAAACCCTGGAATACCAGTGGTAGTTCATCATGGCCTAAAACAAAGAAGGGAAGCTCAAAAAAGAAGAACTCCAAGAGGAAGGCGTCAAGTTTACCAGCAGTCCCTGCTGTGTCTGGTGTAATCACGAGGCCCAGCCCACCCACCTATCATCCCAAAAGTGTCCAGCCCCAGGTGAGCCTCAGCAGTACTCTGTACACTGATGCATCATCATTGAGGGTTCAAGCGGGATCAGTCCGTCCCAGAAGTGCTCACCGTGCATGCAGTCAGAAGAGTTTTGAAGCTGACCCACCCAGACCTAGGAGTGCTCAAAGTAGTGCCCAGCTCACAAACAGCACTCACGGTAAACAGGTGTACTATAGCTCTTCTTTTGAGTGCCTGGTTGATAGTCTTGACCCTTCACCCAAAGGGAATAGTGTCCCCAAAAACACGGAGTACTACAACACCCTGAAAATCTGGACTCGGTCCCGACGGGCTAGAGACATCTTTCCTTTTGAACAGCTTCCCACAGATTGTAAATTGA is a genomic window containing:
- the LOC135473015 gene encoding DNA-directed RNA polymerase III subunit RPC7-like; its protein translation is MAGRGRGRGKSLSFNVEALGFGRGESLPGPIQQPPPLYPPVDFKAVPLLEGDAHTYLLALKQEFRATVKDLPYYLQHQEKKKDIERYSDKYQSNQQDGNATSEPDWRRLPAELRIRPKKVKRLRPGIKPNVSTARKSGANVDVAKTLEELEKKEETQNVKGEGEEEEEGEKEGEEGQEEEEYYEEEDMEEETDYNMTYFDNGENYGVDDEDDALDDGPVY